One genomic window of Fusarium keratoplasticum isolate Fu6.1 chromosome 3, whole genome shotgun sequence includes the following:
- a CDS encoding Ribosomal protein L37: MTKGTSSFGKRHNKTHTLCRRCGRRSLHIQKHECAACGYPAAKTRKYNWSEKAKRRKTVGTGRTRYLKDVSRRFKNGFQTGQPKGARGINKEA; this comes from the exons atga CGAAGGGTACCTCCAGCTTCGGTAAGCGTCACAACAAGACGCACACTCTGTGCCGACGATGCG GTCGTCGCTCTCTTCACATCCAGAAGCATGAGTGCGCTGCTTGCGGCTACCCTGCTGCTAAGACCCGGAAGT ACAACTGGTCCGAGAAGGCGAAGCGAAGAAAGACCGTCGGCACCGGCCGAACCCGCTACCTCAAGGATGTGTCCCGACGATTCAAGAACGGCTTCCAGACTGGCCAGCCCAAGGGCGCCCGGGGCATCAACAAGGAGGCTTAA